In a single window of the Kiritimatiellales bacterium genome:
- a CDS encoding helix-turn-helix domain-containing protein: MGIATEQTRKRAITAYLKHQGTQAQIAALYGVNIRTFQDWLERYRKTGRTAPLPRGHRRAVFHGSSLDALDRLVQRHPDATLTEIKDLCGVDCSIMAVQRALSRPGYRYKKNAACCRTKTGRRGAVT, encoded by the coding sequence ATGGGAATCGCAACAGAACAGACACGTAAACGCGCCATTACGGCGTACCTGAAGCATCAGGGCACTCAGGCACAAATTGCAGCATTGTACGGAGTAAACATCCGCACATTTCAGGACTGGCTTGAACGGTACAGAAAAACCGGCCGTACAGCGCCTCTGCCTCGAGGCCACCGCCGGGCGGTATTCCACGGCAGCTCATTGGATGCACTCGACCGGCTGGTTCAGCGTCACCCCGATGCGACGTTGACAGAGATTAAAGATCTCTGCGGGGTGGACTGCTCAATCATGGCGGTTCAGCGCGCATTAAGCCGGCCCGGATACCGGTATAAAAAAAACGCTGCATGCTGCCGAACAAAAACGGGAAGACGTGGAGCGGTTACGTGA
- a CDS encoding IS630 family transposase gives MERLREQWLAELPHLAPDRLVFIDESGAKTNMTRLRGRARYGLRLLAHAPHGHGCTTTMISSIRLNGQTAAMEVEGSSDGAVFREYIRAVLAPTLQPGDIIVMDHLRTHYDPEALRLIEACGATIKFLPPYSPDFNPIEKMWSKIKTLLRRLGARTQDELSAAISRAFAQVTPQDAAGWFSSCHITASQS, from the coding sequence GTGGAGCGGTTACGTGAACAATGGCTCGCAGAACTTCCGCACCTTGCTCCCGACCGTCTGGTGTTCATCGACGAGTCCGGTGCTAAAACTAATATGACCCGGTTACGCGGACGTGCCCGTTATGGTCTGCGGCTGTTGGCACACGCACCGCATGGACACGGGTGTACCACTACGATGATTTCGTCGATCCGGTTGAACGGACAGACAGCAGCGATGGAGGTGGAGGGTTCATCAGACGGCGCCGTGTTCCGGGAGTATATCCGTGCGGTATTGGCACCCACGCTGCAGCCCGGCGATATCATTGTGATGGATCACCTCAGAACCCATTATGATCCGGAAGCTCTTCGTTTGATTGAAGCGTGCGGGGCAACGATAAAGTTCCTGCCGCCCTACAGCCCGGACTTCAATCCGATTGAAAAGATGTGGAGCAAAATCAAAACCCTGCTGCGACGTCTGGGTGCCCGGACACAGGATGAATTATCCGCCGCAATCAGCCGGGCATTCGCACAGGTCACACCGCAGGATGCTGCCGGATGGTTTTCATCGTGTCATATTACGGCTTCTCAATCGTGA